The following proteins are co-located in the Microvirga ossetica genome:
- a CDS encoding SDR family NAD(P)-dependent oxidoreductase — protein sequence MMDKPLLNRVAVVTGASRGIGRAAALALAEAGAHVIALARTQGALESLDDEIRAKGSSATLVPVNLKDLDAIDRLGAAIYERWGKLDILLGNAGQLGELAPITHIDQPVWDEVMAVNVTANYRLIRSLDPLLRASDAGRAIFITSGAAHRHKAYWGVYSVSKAALEALVRTYAAETVTTPVKAMLLNPGPLRTAMRRAAMPGEDPLTLKTPDDLAPHIVKLALPSWDQTGKIYDFTQDGKVIEPQMPA from the coding sequence ATGATGGACAAGCCCCTTCTGAACCGCGTCGCGGTCGTCACCGGCGCCTCGCGCGGCATCGGCCGCGCCGCCGCGCTCGCCCTGGCCGAGGCCGGCGCGCATGTGATTGCGCTGGCCCGCACCCAGGGAGCGCTGGAATCCCTCGACGACGAGATTCGCGCCAAGGGCTCCTCGGCCACCCTCGTGCCGGTCAACCTGAAGGATCTCGACGCCATCGACCGGCTCGGCGCCGCGATCTACGAGCGCTGGGGCAAGCTCGACATCCTGCTCGGCAATGCCGGCCAGCTCGGCGAGCTCGCGCCGATCACCCATATCGACCAGCCGGTGTGGGACGAGGTGATGGCGGTGAACGTCACCGCCAATTACCGCCTGATCCGCTCCCTCGATCCGCTGCTGCGCGCCTCCGACGCCGGCCGCGCGATCTTCATCACCTCCGGCGCCGCCCACAGGCACAAGGCCTATTGGGGCGTCTATTCGGTCTCCAAGGCGGCCCTCGAGGCGCTGGTGCGGACCTACGCCGCCGAGACGGTGACGACGCCGGTCAAGGCGATGCTCCTCAATCCCGGTCCGCTCCGCACCGCCATGCGCCGCGCCGCCATGCCGGGCGAGGATCCGCTGACCTTGAAGACGCCGGACGACCTCGCCCCCCATATCGTGAAGCTCGCCCTGCCCTCCTGGGACCAGACCGGCAAGATCTACGACTTCACGCAAGACGGCAAAGTCATCGAGCCGCAGATGCCGGCCTGA
- the purF gene encoding amidophosphoribosyltransferase — protein sequence MSALSETWQVTPKQVNLDLDGDTLREECGVFGIYGHPDAAAITALGLHALQHRGQEAAGIVSFDGSVFHSERKLGLVGDNFSDRATIERLDGLSAIGHTRYSTTGATVLRNVQPLFAELDGGGFAVAHNGNLTNGLTLRRSLIRDGAICQSTTDTEVIVHLVARSRKDRVIDRFVEAIQKIEGAYALVALTNKKLIGARDPLGIRPLVLGELDGRYILASETCALDIIGARFVRDVENGECVVISDDGLESFRFAPEQAPRPDIFEYIYFARPDSIVNGRSVYDVRKGMGRELALESAVDADVVIPVPDSGVPAALGFAQTCGLPYELGIIRNHYVGRTFIQPTQSVRELGVRMKHSANRSAIAGKRIVLVDDSLVRGTTSVKIVRMMREAGAKEVHFRISSPPITHPDFYGIDTPEKEKLLAATHDLEQMRQYIGADSLAFLSIDGVYRAMGEERRNAAQPQFTDHCFTGDYPTPLTDLAVATPRRLAVLAEAD from the coding sequence ATGTCTGCTTTGTCTGAGACGTGGCAGGTCACCCCGAAACAGGTGAACCTGGACCTCGACGGCGATACCCTGCGTGAAGAATGCGGCGTGTTCGGCATCTACGGGCATCCGGATGCCGCTGCCATCACGGCGCTCGGGCTTCACGCCCTGCAGCACCGCGGCCAGGAGGCGGCAGGCATCGTCTCCTTCGACGGGTCGGTCTTCCACTCGGAGCGCAAGCTCGGTCTCGTCGGCGACAACTTTTCCGACCGGGCGACCATCGAGCGCCTCGACGGCCTGTCCGCCATCGGCCATACCCGCTACTCGACCACGGGCGCGACGGTTCTGCGCAACGTGCAGCCGCTCTTCGCCGAGCTCGACGGCGGCGGTTTCGCGGTGGCCCATAACGGCAACCTGACCAACGGCCTGACCCTTCGCCGCAGCCTCATCCGCGACGGCGCCATCTGCCAGTCCACGACCGATACCGAGGTCATCGTCCACCTGGTCGCCCGCAGCCGCAAGGACCGGGTGATCGACCGCTTCGTGGAGGCGATCCAGAAGATCGAGGGCGCCTATGCCCTGGTAGCGTTGACCAACAAGAAGCTGATCGGCGCCCGCGACCCGCTGGGCATCCGCCCGCTGGTGCTGGGCGAGCTCGACGGCCGCTACATCCTCGCCTCCGAGACCTGCGCCCTCGACATCATCGGCGCCCGCTTCGTCCGCGATGTCGAGAACGGCGAATGCGTGGTGATCTCGGACGATGGGCTCGAGTCGTTCCGCTTCGCGCCCGAGCAGGCGCCGCGCCCCGACATCTTCGAATACATCTACTTCGCGCGCCCCGATTCCATCGTGAACGGCCGCAGCGTCTACGATGTCCGCAAGGGCATGGGCCGCGAGCTGGCTCTCGAATCCGCCGTCGATGCGGACGTGGTCATTCCGGTCCCGGATTCAGGCGTGCCGGCCGCCTTGGGCTTCGCGCAGACCTGCGGGCTTCCCTACGAGCTCGGCATCATCCGCAACCATTATGTCGGCCGCACCTTCATCCAGCCGACCCAGTCGGTGCGCGAGCTCGGCGTGCGCATGAAGCATTCCGCCAACCGCTCCGCCATTGCCGGCAAGCGCATCGTGCTCGTCGACGACAGCCTCGTGCGCGGCACGACCTCGGTGAAGATCGTGCGGATGATGCGCGAGGCCGGCGCCAAGGAGGTGCACTTCCGCATCTCCAGCCCGCCGATCACGCATCCGGATTTCTACGGCATCGACACGCCGGAGAAGGAGAAGCTGCTCGCCGCCACTCACGATCTCGAGCAGATGCGGCAGTATATCGGCGCGGATTCGCTCGCCTTCCTCTCCATCGACGGGGTCTACCGCGCCATGGGCGAGGAGCGTCGCAACGCGGCGCAGCCGCAATTCACCGACCATTGCTTCACCGGCGATTACCCGACGCCGTTGACCGACCTCGCGGTCGCCACCCCGCGCCGTCTCGCCGTTCTCGCCGAAGCCGACTGA
- a CDS encoding replicative DNA helicase, with translation MATANALIARLETAEPQFRTPPSNIEAEQALLGAILVNNDAYYRVSDFLEAGHFIEDLHRRIYEVATSLIKAGKVATPITMKTFLGDQDLGGITVSQYLARLAAEATTVINAEDYGRTIYDLAVRRNLINIGEDMVNVAFDAPVETSPRDQIEEAERRLYALAETGRYDGGFQRFSDALTAAIDMAAAAYKREGALSGISSGLIDLDKSLGGLQPSDLVILAGRPAMGKTSLVTNIAFNIAKAYRAEKQQDGSLKTVNGGIVGFFSLEMSAEQLATRIIAEQSGVPSYKIRRGDMREDDFYKITEAAREMQSIPFYIDQTGGISIAQLAARARRLKRQRGLDILIVDYLQLLSGSSKKGENRVQELTEITTGLKALAKELSVPLVALSQLSRQVESRDDKRPQLSDLRESGSIEQDADVVMFVYREEYYLKNKEPKPGTEEYFKWQSEMDQVHGKAEVIIGKQRHGPTGTVQLAFQADITRFTDLADEDKLPERIGD, from the coding sequence ATGGCCACCGCCAACGCCCTGATCGCCCGTCTCGAGACCGCCGAGCCGCAGTTTCGGACGCCGCCCAGCAATATCGAGGCCGAACAGGCCCTGCTGGGCGCGATCCTGGTCAATAACGATGCCTATTACCGCGTCTCCGATTTCCTCGAGGCCGGCCACTTCATCGAGGATCTGCACCGGCGGATCTACGAGGTCGCGACGAGCCTGATCAAGGCCGGCAAGGTCGCGACCCCGATCACCATGAAGACCTTCCTGGGCGATCAGGACCTCGGCGGCATCACGGTCTCGCAATATCTCGCCCGCCTGGCGGCCGAGGCGACGACCGTCATCAACGCCGAGGATTACGGCCGCACGATCTACGATCTCGCCGTGCGCCGGAACCTGATCAATATCGGCGAGGACATGGTGAACGTCGCCTTCGACGCTCCCGTCGAAACCTCTCCCCGCGACCAGATCGAGGAGGCCGAGCGGCGCCTCTACGCGCTGGCGGAAACGGGCCGCTACGACGGCGGCTTCCAGCGCTTCTCCGATGCGCTCACCGCAGCGATCGACATGGCCGCCGCCGCCTACAAGCGCGAAGGCGCCCTCTCGGGCATCTCGTCGGGCCTGATTGACCTCGACAAGTCGCTCGGCGGCCTGCAGCCCTCGGATCTGGTCATCCTCGCCGGACGCCCGGCGATGGGCAAGACCTCGCTCGTGACGAACATCGCGTTCAACATCGCCAAGGCCTACCGGGCCGAGAAGCAGCAGGACGGCTCCCTGAAGACGGTCAATGGCGGAATCGTCGGCTTCTTCTCCCTCGAAATGTCGGCGGAGCAGCTCGCGACCCGTATCATCGCCGAGCAATCGGGCGTGCCCTCCTACAAGATCCGCCGCGGCGACATGCGCGAGGACGATTTCTACAAGATCACCGAAGCCGCCCGCGAGATGCAGTCGATTCCATTCTACATCGACCAGACCGGCGGCATCTCCATCGCGCAGCTTGCGGCGCGCGCGCGCCGTCTCAAGCGCCAGCGCGGCCTCGACATCCTCATCGTCGACTATCTCCAACTCCTCTCCGGCTCCTCCAAGAAGGGCGAGAACCGCGTGCAGGAGCTCACCGAGATCACCACCGGCCTCAAGGCACTCGCCAAGGAACTCTCGGTGCCGCTGGTCGCGCTCTCGCAGCTCTCCCGCCAAGTGGAATCGCGCGACGACAAGAGGCCGCAGCTCTCCGACCTTCGTGAATCGGGCTCGATCGAGCAGGACGCCGACGTGGTCATGTTCGTTTACCGCGAAGAGTACTATCTGAAGAACAAGGAGCCGAAACCCGGCACCGAGGAATACTTCAAGTGGCAGTCGGAGATGGATCAGGTTCACGGCAAGGCCGAGGTCATCATCGGCAAGCAGCGTCACGGACCGACCGGCACCGTGCAGCTCGCCTTCCAGGCCGACATCACCCGCTTCACCGACCTTGCGGATGAAGACAAACTTCCCGAACGGATTGGCGATTGA
- a CDS encoding calcium-binding protein — protein sequence MATISVISPLPLTFPENPSPNFVVAKFEVVDAQPGETFTFELSDSRFAIRYVEADDLYELYLPVGGSSFNFEVARTIDLTLEGVGDQESTVAETDVSVGLTDVNEAPTGIAVTGGTIADNAAVGTEVASLKAVDEDTGDSYTYSLVTGPDGATAATSSLFTIAGDKITLKAGLDDKDIGTYTVYVKATTLVGGEPQSIVRQLTLAVTDFVETTNGTSRNNTLRGTEGADIINGGGGNDKIYGLGGNDTLNGGTGKDKLYGGAGQDTFVFDTPVKKGHFDHIEDFKASDDTIQISLAALKAFKVKGPKTSDVISKKGSDDGGKPDKNSNKSVGFDKIFKKGQKLEKKFFNVGTKLNDTPDGSNDYVFYNKKNGFVYLDIDGSGKGKEIEILKLKPGTMLSADDFLFI from the coding sequence ATGGCCACGATCTCTGTTATTTCTCCCCTTCCCCTGACATTCCCGGAAAATCCCTCACCCAATTTCGTCGTGGCAAAGTTTGAAGTGGTCGATGCTCAACCCGGCGAGACCTTCACGTTCGAGCTCTCCGACAGCCGCTTCGCCATCCGATACGTCGAGGCGGATGATCTCTATGAATTGTACCTTCCGGTCGGAGGCAGCAGCTTCAATTTCGAGGTTGCGCGGACTATCGACCTGACGCTTGAAGGGGTCGGAGACCAGGAGAGCACGGTTGCGGAAACGGATGTCTCGGTCGGTCTAACCGACGTCAATGAGGCTCCGACCGGTATCGCGGTCACGGGCGGAACGATCGCGGACAATGCTGCCGTCGGCACGGAGGTCGCAAGCCTGAAAGCCGTCGATGAGGATACGGGCGATAGCTATACCTACAGCCTCGTGACCGGTCCGGATGGCGCAACTGCTGCGACCAGCAGCCTCTTCACGATCGCGGGCGACAAAATTACGCTCAAGGCCGGTCTCGATGACAAGGATATCGGCACCTATACGGTTTATGTGAAAGCCACGACCCTGGTCGGTGGCGAACCTCAATCCATCGTGAGGCAGCTGACATTGGCCGTTACCGATTTCGTCGAGACGACCAACGGGACTTCCCGCAACAACACGCTCAGGGGCACCGAAGGCGCCGACATCATCAACGGCGGCGGCGGCAACGACAAGATCTATGGCCTTGGCGGAAACGACACGCTCAACGGCGGTACGGGCAAGGACAAGCTCTATGGCGGCGCCGGACAGGATACCTTCGTGTTCGATACGCCCGTGAAGAAGGGCCACTTCGATCATATCGAAGACTTCAAGGCCTCTGACGATACGATCCAGATCAGCCTCGCGGCTCTGAAAGCCTTCAAGGTGAAGGGCCCGAAGACAAGCGACGTGATCTCGAAGAAGGGCTCGGACGATGGTGGCAAGCCCGATAAGAACTCCAACAAGTCCGTCGGTTTCGACAAGATCTTCAAGAAGGGCCAGAAGCTCGAGAAGAAGTTCTTTAATGTCGGCACGAAGCTCAACGACACTCCGGACGGGTCGAACGACTACGTCTTCTACAACAAGAAGAACGGCTTCGTTTATTTGGATATCGACGGCTCCGGCAAAGGCAAGGAGATCGAGATCCTGAAACTGAAGCCGGGGACGATGCTGAGCGCCGACGACTTCCTGTTCATCTGA
- a CDS encoding M10 family metallopeptidase C-terminal domain-containing protein: protein MSKTISKTGWTFPGLAENALWSTAAAAIPNPIGTSGNDVMRGTSRPDSFDGRAGNDTIYGNGGVDVIVGGTGNDKIYLGKGLDTVYFNSRLNAKTNVDKIMDFKAADDTIGLARKIFKKIGSGPLQENAFHAGKSAHDADDRIIYDQATGSLYYDADGNGSAAKIKFAVLANKAAIAHADFFIA from the coding sequence ATGAGCAAGACGATTTCGAAGACCGGCTGGACCTTTCCGGGCCTGGCCGAGAACGCCCTCTGGAGCACGGCCGCCGCGGCCATTCCCAACCCGATCGGCACCTCCGGCAACGACGTGATGCGGGGCACCAGCAGGCCCGACAGCTTCGATGGCCGGGCCGGCAACGACACCATCTACGGCAATGGCGGCGTGGACGTCATCGTCGGCGGCACGGGCAACGACAAGATCTATCTCGGCAAGGGCCTGGACACGGTCTATTTCAACTCGCGGCTGAACGCGAAGACCAATGTCGACAAGATCATGGACTTCAAGGCGGCGGACGACACCATCGGCCTCGCCCGCAAGATCTTCAAGAAGATCGGCTCGGGCCCGCTGCAGGAGAATGCGTTCCATGCCGGCAAGAGCGCCCACGATGCGGACGACCGGATCATCTACGACCAGGCGACCGGCTCGCTCTATTACGATGCCGACGGCAACGGCTCGGCGGCGAAGATCAAGTTCGCCGTTCTGGCCAACAAGGCCGCGATCGCGCACGCGGACTTCTTCATCGCCTGA
- the radA gene encoding DNA repair protein RadA, whose product MAKRHPSFVCQECGAVYNRWKGKCEACGGWNSIVEETGAASPMSGPVATRPSRAKGRIFPLEGLSGETKEAPRTPSGIAELDRVTGGGFVHGSVILLGGDPGIGKSTLLMQASAALAKRGERVAYISGEEAVAQVRLRAERLGLGQAPVELASETNVEDIIATLSQGRPPALAIIDSIQTMWTETVESAPGTVTQVRGSAQSLIRFAKTSGTAVILVGHVTKDGQIAGPRVVEHMVDAVVSFEGDTGHHFRIMRAVKNRFGPTDEIGVFEMSDQGLREVPNPSELFLAGRDMATPGTAVFAGMEGTRPLLVEIQALVAPSSLGTPRRAVVGWDQSRLSMVLAVLEAHGGLKLGMHDVYLNVAGGLRITEPAADLAAAAALISSLSGNALPPDTVYFGELGLSGAIRPVAQEQARLKEAAKLGFSSAISPQPRLDKSKGSKSERLPLATSAIGHITDLVANIAVRRRKAS is encoded by the coding sequence ATGGCCAAGCGTCACCCCTCCTTCGTCTGCCAGGAATGCGGCGCGGTCTACAACCGCTGGAAAGGCAAGTGCGAGGCCTGCGGCGGCTGGAACAGCATCGTCGAGGAAACCGGCGCCGCCAGCCCGATGTCTGGCCCTGTCGCCACGCGCCCGTCCCGCGCCAAGGGCCGGATCTTCCCGCTCGAAGGCCTTTCCGGCGAGACCAAGGAGGCGCCGCGAACGCCCTCCGGCATCGCCGAACTCGACCGCGTCACCGGCGGCGGCTTCGTGCACGGCTCGGTCATCCTGCTCGGCGGCGATCCGGGCATCGGCAAGTCGACCCTCCTCATGCAGGCCTCTGCAGCCCTGGCCAAGCGTGGCGAACGCGTCGCCTACATTTCCGGCGAAGAGGCGGTGGCGCAGGTGCGCCTGCGCGCCGAGCGTCTCGGCCTCGGGCAGGCGCCCGTCGAACTCGCCTCGGAGACCAATGTCGAGGACATCATCGCCACCCTGAGCCAGGGTCGCCCGCCGGCGCTTGCCATCATCGACTCGATTCAGACCATGTGGACCGAGACGGTGGAATCGGCCCCCGGCACCGTGACCCAGGTGCGCGGCTCCGCCCAGTCACTGATCCGCTTCGCGAAGACGAGCGGCACGGCCGTCATTCTCGTCGGCCATGTCACCAAGGACGGCCAGATCGCCGGGCCTCGCGTCGTCGAGCACATGGTCGATGCGGTGGTGTCGTTCGAAGGCGATACCGGCCATCACTTCCGCATCATGCGTGCCGTGAAGAATCGGTTCGGCCCGACCGACGAAATCGGCGTCTTCGAGATGTCGGATCAGGGCTTGCGAGAGGTGCCGAACCCGTCCGAGTTGTTCCTCGCCGGCCGCGACATGGCGACGCCGGGCACTGCCGTCTTCGCCGGGATGGAGGGCACGCGTCCGCTGCTCGTCGAGATCCAGGCCCTCGTCGCGCCCTCCTCCCTCGGCACGCCGCGCCGCGCCGTGGTCGGCTGGGACCAGAGCCGCCTCTCCATGGTGCTCGCCGTCCTTGAGGCCCATGGCGGGCTGAAGCTCGGCATGCACGACGTCTATCTCAACGTCGCCGGCGGCCTGCGCATCACCGAGCCCGCCGCCGACCTCGCGGCCGCTGCGGCCTTGATCTCGTCCCTGTCAGGCAATGCGCTGCCGCCGGACACGGTCTATTTCGGCGAGCTGGGTCTCTCCGGCGCGATCCGCCCGGTGGCGCAGGAGCAAGCGCGTCTGAAGGAAGCAGCCAAGCTCGGCTTCTCGAGCGCGATCTCGCCTCAGCCGCGGCTCGACAAGTCCAAGGGCTCGAAGAGCGAGCGCCTCCCTCTGGCCACCTCGGCCATCGGCCACATCACCGACCTCGTCGCGAATATCGCGGTCCGGCGACGAAAAGCATCCTAG
- a CDS encoding CvpA family protein, protein MPVSVLDLVVIGIVLISALLAAVRGFTREVLAIVAWVVAAAAAWYLHPTALPIAQQYISSNTVALVAAIGGIFVVTLIIVSIITVQISDLILDSRIGALDRTLGLVFGAARGFLICVIGWAFLGWLLQGKEPPWATDSRTRPAMENARDSIIAMLPENAEVLIQRLRNREAPAEAEPAEPDPQRPATPAPAAPAAPQTPQRRS, encoded by the coding sequence ATGCCCGTTTCCGTTCTGGACCTCGTCGTTATCGGTATCGTCCTGATCTCCGCCCTTCTGGCCGCCGTGCGCGGCTTCACCCGCGAGGTGCTCGCCATCGTCGCCTGGGTCGTCGCGGCCGCTGCCGCCTGGTACCTGCACCCGACCGCCCTGCCGATCGCGCAGCAATATATCAGCAGCAATACCGTCGCTCTCGTGGCGGCGATCGGCGGCATCTTCGTCGTGACCCTAATCATCGTCTCGATCATCACGGTGCAGATCTCCGACCTGATCCTCGATTCCCGCATCGGCGCCCTCGACCGGACGCTGGGCCTCGTCTTCGGCGCCGCGCGCGGCTTCCTGATCTGCGTGATCGGCTGGGCTTTCCTGGGCTGGCTGCTGCAGGGCAAGGAGCCCCCGTGGGCCACCGACTCGCGGACCCGGCCTGCCATGGAAAACGCCCGCGACAGCATCATCGCCATGCTGCCCGAGAATGCCGAGGTCCTGATCCAGCGCCTGCGCAACAGGGAGGCACCGGCAGAGGCAGAGCCGGCCGAGCCCGATCCGCAGCGCCCGGCGACGCCTGCGCCTGCGGCCCCCGCCGCACCGCAGACGCCCCAGCGGCGAAGCTGA
- the alr gene encoding alanine racemase, with protein sequence MTKLRSQTNTIREIPENAAGGVLHIDLDALASNWRILRGNAGGVDTAAVVKANAYGIGIEQAVPALAHAGCRTFFVAHLSEAIRARAVASDAAIYVLNGLLPGTGPTYAEFDLRPVLGSLEEIGEWAAFSRAQDQKLKAAIHVDTGMNRLGLTVPQGLTLKDSSELKDFETALLMSHFVSAEESDNPLNIQQIEAFQAVKASLPGITASLANSSGIFLKEKPHFDLARPGYALYGGNPTPDRDNPMRAVVGLEGRIAQLRWVEADHTVGYNGRWLALTRRRIATLSVGYADGYPRSSSARGKSGDELLAGMALVAGQPCPFAGNVSMDLITVDVTDVPETQVKRGDTVTLIGGDLTVDEVGRRAGTIGYEILTNLGSRYARAYRGGEG encoded by the coding sequence TTGACCAAGCTTAGATCTCAGACCAACACCATTCGCGAGATCCCTGAGAACGCCGCGGGTGGCGTCCTCCATATCGATCTCGACGCCCTCGCCTCGAACTGGCGCATCCTGCGCGGAAACGCCGGCGGCGTAGACACCGCGGCTGTCGTCAAGGCCAATGCCTATGGCATCGGCATCGAGCAGGCCGTGCCTGCCCTTGCCCATGCGGGCTGCCGCACCTTCTTCGTCGCGCATCTGAGCGAGGCGATTCGCGCCCGTGCCGTTGCGTCCGATGCGGCGATCTATGTGCTGAACGGGCTCCTGCCCGGCACCGGCCCGACCTATGCGGAATTCGATCTGCGCCCGGTGCTCGGCTCCCTCGAAGAGATCGGGGAATGGGCTGCGTTCTCCCGCGCGCAAGACCAGAAGCTGAAGGCCGCGATCCATGTCGATACCGGTATGAACCGGCTCGGCCTCACCGTGCCGCAGGGCCTGACGCTCAAAGACTCAAGTGAGCTGAAGGATTTCGAGACCGCGCTCCTCATGAGCCATTTCGTGAGCGCGGAGGAGAGTGACAATCCGCTCAACATTCAGCAGATCGAAGCCTTCCAGGCCGTGAAGGCATCGCTTCCCGGCATTACGGCATCGCTCGCCAATTCCTCGGGCATCTTCCTCAAGGAGAAGCCGCATTTCGACCTCGCCCGTCCAGGCTACGCGCTCTATGGCGGCAACCCGACGCCGGACCGGGACAATCCCATGCGCGCGGTCGTCGGTCTCGAAGGCCGGATCGCACAGCTGCGCTGGGTCGAGGCGGATCACACGGTCGGCTATAACGGCCGCTGGCTTGCCCTCACGCGGCGCCGCATCGCGACGCTCTCGGTCGGATACGCGGACGGCTACCCGCGCTCATCGAGCGCTCGCGGCAAGAGCGGCGACGAGCTGCTCGCCGGCATGGCGCTCGTGGCGGGCCAGCCCTGCCCGTTTGCCGGCAACGTCTCCATGGACCTGATCACCGTTGACGTGACGGACGTGCCGGAAACCCAAGTGAAGCGGGGCGACACCGTTACCCTGATCGGCGGCGACCTGACCGTGGACGAAGTCGGCCGACGCGCCGGGACCATTGGCTACGAGATCCTCACCAATCTCGGATCGCGCTACGCCCGCGCCTATCGCGGCGGAGAAGGCTGA
- a CDS encoding helix-turn-helix transcriptional regulator, with product MGEVLSQRRLSELIGAIYDCALDPGRWEPTLAEVADTFDCAVVSLTLNDLRQNRFLINKAAGWQPELLQLKSERHVGEINARLTEWLTLQSSIDEMFVTSVHLSPEDIRTSAYAEECLKPQGIVDIMHMFLMHTHRQFAEIGLGRDASQGVITEREIEIGRLLLPHLRKALTISDILDVRSIERAHMAEALDALRCAVVLTDARCEILHANRSAERLMTRGSPIRSVRRVLAAGTSSASRDLRKAILTAARHEAQPDATSAAIRLTDAEQPPAYAHVLPMATGDLRTRLQPNAVAAIFIGVPDEHNGIGLLARAFSLTAAEIRVMESLMAGHTLAETARHFGIARSTAKTHLDHIFAKTGVSRQTELVRLTMQLTQPVQGPPRDFGYSRTGPGGINSFS from the coding sequence ATGGGTGAAGTGCTGTCGCAGCGCAGACTGTCGGAACTCATCGGAGCGATCTACGATTGTGCCCTCGATCCCGGCCGCTGGGAGCCGACGCTCGCGGAGGTTGCCGACACCTTCGACTGCGCCGTGGTGTCGCTCACCCTCAACGACCTGCGCCAGAACCGCTTCCTCATCAACAAGGCCGCCGGCTGGCAGCCGGAGCTGCTGCAGCTCAAGTCCGAGCGGCATGTGGGCGAGATCAATGCGCGGCTGACCGAATGGCTGACGCTGCAATCCTCCATCGACGAGATGTTCGTGACCTCCGTCCACCTGAGTCCGGAGGACATCCGGACCTCGGCCTATGCGGAGGAATGCCTGAAGCCGCAGGGCATCGTCGACATCATGCACATGTTCCTGATGCACACCCACCGGCAGTTCGCGGAGATCGGCCTCGGCCGGGATGCGAGCCAGGGCGTCATCACCGAGCGGGAGATCGAGATCGGGCGGCTGCTCCTGCCGCATCTGCGCAAGGCGTTGACGATCAGCGACATCCTCGACGTGCGCTCGATCGAGCGGGCGCACATGGCCGAGGCGCTCGACGCCCTGCGCTGCGCGGTCGTGCTCACCGATGCGCGCTGCGAGATCCTGCACGCCAACCGCTCGGCCGAGCGGTTGATGACCCGGGGCAGCCCGATCCGCAGCGTGCGCCGGGTGCTCGCGGCGGGCACGTCGTCGGCGAGCCGCGACCTGCGCAAGGCGATCCTCACCGCCGCCCGGCACGAGGCGCAGCCGGACGCGACGAGCGCCGCCATCCGCCTCACCGATGCCGAGCAGCCCCCGGCCTACGCTCACGTGCTGCCCATGGCGACCGGCGACCTGCGCACGCGGCTGCAGCCCAATGCGGTCGCGGCGATCTTCATCGGCGTGCCGGACGAGCACAACGGCATCGGCCTGCTCGCCCGCGCCTTCAGTCTCACCGCGGCCGAGATCCGTGTCATGGAAAGCCTCATGGCCGGGCATACGCTGGCCGAGACAGCCCGGCATTTCGGCATCGCCCGCTCGACCGCCAAGACCCATCTCGACCACATCTTCGCCAAGACCGGCGTTTCGCGCCAGACCGAGCTCGTCCGCTTGACCATGCAGCTGACCCAGCCCGTCCAGGGCCCGCCGCGCGATTTCGGCTACTCCCGGACCGGGCCGGGAGGCATCAACAGCTTCAGCTAG
- a CDS encoding LysE family translocator, with protein MNGMSAFLSGATVGFVITVPIGPMSVLCIQRALVYGAVAGFATGLGAATVLAVYTTCAVMGVGPVITPVLGNSQAFISVVSACLLLWFAARVLRRTVSLAGSATERRSAMSSYCSAVACAVLNPLTPALLAAVLPTVAAPAPTAASTMIAGVICASVTWWLIVSGSVAALRSKLNVSVLNLINRASGLILGALGVLMAAKAWELSI; from the coding sequence ATGAACGGCATGTCGGCATTTCTGTCGGGAGCGACGGTAGGTTTCGTGATCACCGTGCCCATCGGGCCGATGAGCGTGCTCTGCATCCAGCGGGCCCTGGTCTACGGGGCAGTGGCGGGCTTCGCCACCGGGCTCGGGGCCGCGACCGTGCTTGCGGTCTATACCACCTGCGCGGTGATGGGCGTCGGGCCGGTCATCACGCCGGTTCTCGGCAACAGCCAGGCCTTCATCTCCGTGGTCTCGGCCTGCCTCCTGCTCTGGTTTGCGGCCCGTGTCCTGCGGCGCACCGTGTCGCTCGCCGGCTCGGCGACCGAGCGGCGCAGCGCCATGTCGTCCTATTGCAGCGCGGTTGCCTGCGCCGTGCTCAATCCGCTGACCCCGGCGCTTCTGGCGGCCGTGCTGCCGACCGTCGCGGCGCCGGCGCCGACGGCGGCCTCCACGATGATCGCCGGCGTGATCTGCGCCTCCGTGACCTGGTGGCTGATCGTCAGCGGCAGCGTCGCGGCCCTGCGCTCGAAGCTGAACGTGAGCGTGCTGAACCTGATCAACAGGGCCTCCGGCCTGATCCTCGGCGCGCTCGGCGTGCTGATGGCTGCCAAGGCCTGGGAGCTGAGCATCTAG